One Vibrio neonatus genomic window carries:
- the torD gene encoding molecular chaperone TorD yields the protein MQELKQFNEQRAEIYWWFSSLFSKELTQDELIAYQTPEVRGFINGLAENETLATAAKRLLGALERLQLRPNAQLELSANFYDLFLASDKQTAQPCASVYIDENKALNGTPAQQMTQVMLEHGIEVDKCFNEPADHLAVELDFIGNLIMRSNALEMESHLEAALSEQKSFIEQHLLNWIPQFSANCTKYDEFGFYSAVAELLVKFCEIDCRYLSNEK from the coding sequence ATGCAAGAGCTCAAGCAGTTTAATGAACAGCGGGCAGAAATTTATTGGTGGTTTTCCAGCTTATTTTCTAAAGAGCTGACCCAAGACGAACTGATTGCCTATCAAACCCCTGAAGTGAGGGGTTTCATTAATGGTCTAGCCGAAAATGAAACCCTAGCCACAGCCGCTAAACGCTTACTGGGTGCTCTTGAGCGACTGCAACTGCGCCCGAATGCTCAGCTTGAATTATCCGCTAATTTCTACGACTTATTTTTAGCCTCTGACAAACAAACTGCCCAGCCCTGCGCCTCTGTTTATATTGACGAAAACAAGGCGCTTAATGGCACCCCTGCTCAGCAGATGACGCAAGTTATGTTAGAGCATGGCATTGAAGTGGATAAATGCTTTAACGAGCCTGCCGATCATCTGGCTGTTGAACTCGACTTTATTGGCAATCTAATCATGCGCTCAAACGCGCTAGAAATGGAATCACATCTAGAAGCGGCCCTTAGTGAACAGAAGTCATTCATTGAGCAACATTTACTGAATTGGATTCCACAATTTTCGGCAAACTGCACTAAATATGATGAATTTGGTTTCTATTCTGCGGTCGCTGAACTGTTAGTTAAATTTTGTGAAATTGATTGTCGTTATCTCAGTAATGAAAAATAG
- the elyC gene encoding envelope biogenesis factor ElyC — MFELKKIITAFLMPLPAMLLIGFFGLALVMFTRKHKSGCIFIFISLASIFAISFQPVSTSLLKPLERKYTAFLPPAESLDYVMVLGSGHVIDPQIPPTSELSRTALMRLSEGIRILRMYPGAKLILSGYDGGSEMSQARMMATVALALGVAKSDIILLETAQDTWEEARQAAGFVGEKHMSLVTSASHMERALREFHSAGLNPTPAPTNYLAQSNINQAWQKYTPQARYLEQTERYWHETMGKWWKNIRDLVSSK, encoded by the coding sequence ATGTTTGAATTGAAAAAAATCATTACTGCCTTCCTTATGCCACTGCCTGCAATGCTACTTATCGGTTTCTTTGGCCTAGCGCTGGTGATGTTTACCCGCAAGCATAAGTCTGGCTGTATCTTTATTTTTATTTCATTAGCGTCCATTTTTGCTATTTCATTCCAGCCTGTATCTACCTCGTTGCTCAAACCATTAGAGCGCAAATACACGGCCTTTTTACCACCAGCAGAAAGCTTAGACTATGTCATGGTGCTAGGCAGTGGGCATGTGATTGATCCGCAAATTCCGCCAACCTCTGAATTAAGTCGCACCGCGTTAATGCGCCTTAGTGAAGGCATTCGTATATTGCGCATGTATCCCGGCGCAAAATTGATTTTATCTGGCTATGATGGCGGCTCAGAAATGAGCCAAGCACGAATGATGGCGACGGTGGCATTAGCGTTAGGCGTGGCTAAGTCAGATATTATTTTATTAGAAACGGCGCAAGATACTTGGGAAGAAGCCAGACAAGCTGCGGGCTTTGTCGGTGAAAAGCATATGTCACTGGTTACTTCGGCCAGCCATATGGAACGCGCCCTACGCGAGTTTCACAGCGCCGGTCTAAACCCTACTCCTGCCCCAACCAATTACTTAGCCCAATCCAATATTAATCAAGCGTGGCAAAAGTACACCCCGCAAGCACGATACCTAGAGCAAACAGAGCGCTACTGGCATGAAACCATGGGTAAGTGGTGGAAAAACATACGAGATCTTGTCAGTAGCAAATAA